The genomic window TTTAGCCATGATTTTAGATTTTGTTTACACCCCTTTGATATATTTTGTTTTTGTAAAAATAAAATATACTTTATTGTTTATATTTAATTATCAAAAATTTGAGAATCAAAAGTAAAACAAGTGATAATGCTGACCTTACAGTAATCCTTATTCCATCGAATTTTGTAGATTATTATTGATTTTTTTCCGTCAACTGATCAATATATTTTTTCAAAGTACAGGAAACCGAACTCGAATTGGAAAGCTTCAATGCTTTTTCAAAATTTTCTATAGCTTTCACATCATTGATATCCGTATAAAGATGACCCAACAGCGAATAATAAAAAGGATTATCCATAAGATTGAGTTTTTCGGCTTCAGAAATAGCAGCGGATTTTCCCCTCACTTTCGCAAAGGCAAAAGTACGGTTGAGTGCAGCGATAGGAGAGTACTCGATTTGTAAAAGCTGGTTGTACAACTGTAAAATATTTTCCCATTTTTCACCGGTGTCTTTTTTCTTGGTGTGCCAATAAGCAATGGCGGCTTCAAGGTGAAATTTGGTAAGGGTATTTCCGAAAGCACTTTGATTTAAAAATTTTATTCCTTTTCCAATTAAAGCATGATCCCATAAAGTATCATCCTGTTCTTCGTATAAAATATTTTCGCCATTTTCACTGATTCTTGCATTAAACCTTGACGAATGAAAATACATCATGGCTAATAATGCGTTCGTAGAAGGTGAATTGGTCATGGGATTTTCGAGAAGTAATGAAGTAAGTCTTATCGCTTCTTCGCATAGATCTTTTCGCAAAATAGCATTTTGAGAGGTGGAATAATACCCTTCAGAAAATAGTAAATATAACGTTGTAAGAACCGTCTGTAAATTAGAATTGATCTGTGATACGGAAGGCTGCTCGATTTTTATGCCTTCTGTTTTTAATTTTTCTTTGGCGCGTTTTAATCTTTTATAAACGACTTCCTTATTCACCAAAAAAGCGTCGGCCACTTCCTGTGTTCCGAATCCGCAGAGTAAATGTAAGGCTAAAGAAATTTGAGATTCCTTTGAAATAGATGGGTTACAGATGGTAAACATCATTGCAAGCTGGCTGTCGATAATGTTTTTCTGGGAAAGGTCTATGTCAAATTCTTCGGTGTTGGATGAGGTGTATTTTATTTCAGTTGAGATTTTCTGTTGAAATAGCTGATCCCTTTTTAAATGGTTTTTGGTCTTATTTTTTGCCACTGTGTAGAGCCAGGCTGTCGGATTTTCCGGGATTCCGTTGATGCTCCAGGATTCTGTGGCGGTGAGAAAAGTATCGCTCACGATGTCTTCGGCAATTTCGATATGGTCGATACCAAATGTCGAACAGAGCACGGAAACAATTTTCCTGTACTCTGTCCGGAATAAATTTGGTATTAATGCCTGTTCGTGCATTTAATTTAAATATAAAAAAAATTATTGTGTCACAGGAGGAATCGCCATTCTTACTTCCACGCTTGCTCCCCATTGAAGAATCGGGCATCCTTTTGCAATTTCTACAGCTTCGTCATAATCATTGGCTCTGATAATGAACATTCCGCCGATGGATTCTTTGATTTCTGCGTAAGGTCCGTTGGTTACGGTGTCGCTTTTTACCACTCTTCCGCCAAGGTCCCATCTTTTGGGTGGAGCCACCAGTTTGTTTTGTGCTGCAATACTTCCCAGCCAGTCCTGAAACGGCTGAATAGAAGCCTGCATCTGTTCCGGTGAAGGAGAAGCATCTTTATTAATAATATCTCTGTGTATTGCTATTAAAAACTCGTTCATGATTTTAGATTTAAAATTTTAATGATTGTAATTGGATTGTATAAATTTAGTAAACTTGATTTACATTTTTAACCATAAAATTTAGCTTGATTTTATGCCTTGTTTGTCGTTCCGTAGAAGCATTGAAAAAGTTAAAATTAATTTTAATCTATTCTGTTTAAATTCTTTCAGAATGACAAAAATGTGGAATTATTTCTGCTGTTTTTATGATTAAATTATTATCTCTGATTTTCCGGGTTGGAAATCCACTCGTCATAATGAATGGTTCCCAGCTTTGCATCGTCTTTCGGAATTAAAGTAGCATCATTCAAAGGAGCGCCGAAGTATTTTGCTTCCGGGCTTGCAACCACTTCGTCAGGATTTTTCATGATCGCGGTGTATTTTTTTACCAGATCGGATAATTTAATTTTGTCCGGACCGCCGATTTCTACCGTTGAATTTTTCGGTTCACCGATCACAACTTCCGTCATTGCTTTTACAACATCATCTGAAGCGATTGGCTGGATAAGAGCTGGAGAAACTAAAATTTGATGGTCAACCGTACTGGAGTGAACGATCCCGCCTACAAATTCGAAAAATTGGGTCGAATGCACGATGCTGTAAGGAATTCCTGCAGATTTAATAATGTCTTCCTGCACCTGTTTTGCTCTGAAATATCCGCTTTCCTGCAAACGTTCCGTGCCGACAACTGAAAGTGCGATGTGATGATTAACACCCGCTTTTTTCTCTGCTTTCATCAAGTTTTCACCCGATGTTTTGAAGAAGTTCATGACATCGTCATCGGCAAAAGAAGGGGAGTTGGCAACGTCTACAACAACGTCTACATTTTCAAGAGCCTGATCCAACCCTTCTCCCGTAAGTGTATTCACTCCGGAGTTCGGGGAAGCGGCCAAAACCTCATGTCCGAGATTTTTAAGGCTGTTGACAAGCTTGCTTCCGATAAGACCTGTACCGCCGATTACTGTGATTTTCATTGTGTATAATTTTTATGGGTTTATACTGTAATGACAATCGGATTTCCGGGATTGGACAAAAAATGTGAAAAAAAAATTGAGGATGGGAGAAAAGGATGGAAGAAAAAGATGGAAGCTGGAGGAGGGAGGATGGAAGTTGTTACCGTAACAAGATATAACAGCGTATTTGTCAAACTTCCAGCTTCCCACCTCCAGCTTCCTACCAAAACAAAATCTATTTCCTCAGAATTTTATCCATGGATTTTCCTTTGGCTAATTCATCGATCAATTTATCCAGATAACGGATATTTCTCATCAGTTCATCTTCGATTTCTTCTACGCGATAGCCGCAAATGACTCCTTTTATCAGGGAAACATTGGGATTGATTTTGGGTGCGTTTTCAAAAAAATCTTTGAAATTGGTTTTGTTTTCCAGGATTTCCTGAAAGCTTTTTTCATCGTACCCTGTGAGCCAGAAAATAATTTCGTGCACTTCTTCCTTTGTGCGTCCTTTCTTTTCTGCTTTTTCAATATAATGCGGATAAACTCCGGCAAAAGACATTTTATATACTCTTTCGAAATTTTTATTTTGCATTGTTTTTATTTTTCAGGTTCATAAATCAGCTGTACCACTCCCGATTTGAAGACGTTTGTTTTGATTAATTTTAAATGTAACCGTTCTTTTAAATCTTCAAATAAAGGTTTCCCGTTTCCTAAAGCAATCGGATGAACGGAAATTCTGTAGACATCGATTAAATTTAACTGAATAAAAGTTTTAATAAGACTTGCGCCGCCGTAGAGCCAGATGTCTTTTCCGCCCTGCTTCTTGATTTCATCAACTTTTTCTGTAATATCTGAATGAATGAAAGTTGCATTTTCATCTTCTCTGCTCTGACTTGAAAATACAAATTTTTCCTTTGAATGAACAGCTTCCCAAAGTTTGATTTCTTCCGGATCTGCATTTTCACCGGGTTGGTAATTCCCCCACGAGTCGTAGCTAACTCTTCCATAAAAAATAGTATCAATGCTTGAAAGAAAACCATCAAAATCCATATCATCATCCATGATGCACCAATCGATTTCACCATTAGGTCCTTCAATAAATCCGTCTAAAGTGGTAGCGAGATCCAGAATTATTTTTTTCATATAAATGAGTTATGTGAATAATGAATTTTTTAACCGTCAACTAAAAACCGTCAACGAGCAACAAGCAACCATCAACTAGTTAATAATCTCCGCATCCGGATTCTCACGTATCTTGGCTAGTCTTTCCTTCCAGCTTTGGAGTTCTTCGTCGGTCAGTTTTATCCAGTCTGTTATTTCACCGACGATTTTTACGGGATCTTGGCTGCGGTATGATCTGGTGGGATTTCCCGGAAATTTTTTGTCGGTTACATTGGGATCATTTTCGAATTGTCCCATAGGTTCCACGATGTAGATTCGTTCCTCGCCATCTCCTTTTGCCAGCGCAGCAGCCAATCCGGCACCGTTTTTTAAAGCTGTAAAATAGATGTGATTCATGATTATTTCTGGATAATAATTCGATTCGAATCCGGCAGTGAGTAGGTCACCAATTTGCAGATCAGCTTTTGTTCCGTGGTAGAATGGGCCGTTGTCCAGGATTTGTTCGTCTTTTTGATTTTCCATTTTGCGTGTGTATTTGGGTTTTTCGGAACCTGTAAACTTAAGAATTTGTTTTTACATAGAAAAACCGCTCTGGAAATAGAACGGTTTTATATATTTAATTTTATAATTTAACTCACAGCAACATCTGCGTCTTTATAGATGTTCCAGAAATTATAATCTGTCATTGGAGCATCGGTGATTCCGACGTTTCGTCCCATGGTTACGATCTGTCCTCTATGATACGTTCCGTGGATGACGATGTGTTGGATGTATTCGTACTTTGAAAAGTCACATTGAAACCATTGTGATTCGATTTTTACATTTTTTGCGAGATCTTCTTCAGAAAGGCTTTCAACGTATTTCATGAGTTTTTCCGAGTTGTTTTTTATTCCGGAGAAAATTTCGTCTTTGGTTGTTTTTGCTGAGGTTTCTGCAAAATTAAAATCATTATTTTCCGCAATGTGGCTCCACCAATATTCCTGGGTCTGCCAGATGTGGTGTAATGTTGCCAAAATCGTCGGAAAACTTGAAATAACTTCCTGATTCAGCTGTTCATCAGACTTTGTGGAAAGCCAGTCGATGTACTTGTTGACCACCCAGTTGTTGTATTGGACGGTGTGGGTGATTAGGGTTTTTAGATTCATCGTGAAATATTTTATAGTTTGGTGCTATAAAATTAATGAAAAGTCTTTGATTTTGATTAAAGAAAAAACTGCTCTAATAATTAAAGAACGGTTTCACATTATTTTGATGAATATATGTTTTTAATTTGACTGGTCACGAGCGGAGAGTGTTTCTTCACTAATATCCGCAACCTGAATGCTTTTAATGGCTGATTTGGTTGATGACGTTGTACTTCCACCCATGATGTATAATTTATTGTTATAAATTTCCGCAGCAGCATGTCTTCGCGGGATCATATTGGATGTTAACTGATGCAGTTTATTGGTTTCTGTATCGAAATAAGCCAAAAAAGTTTGATTATTAGAACCTCCTACAATAAAAATCTTATGACCGGATACCGCTAATGAATGGCCGGATATGCCAACAGGCATCGTATATTGCTCAGTCCAAAGATTTTTGTTGAGATCGTAAACATTAACCAAACGGGATGATGTACCGTTAAAACCACCAATAACATACAATTTATCATTCACAATTTTGCCCTTTGCTTCTCTGGCTGTGGGCATATTGGGTAATGGATGCCATGTATCTGACGCAATGTCATAATATTGGAATCTGTCAGAAAATACAGTGGTGGCGGCGTTGTTTAGCCCACTTCCTCCAAACGTATAAATTCTTCCGTTATGGATGGCAGAACCTGCATTTCCTGTGTAGGCACGGTTAACAGCTCCCTTCGTTTTTTTATGAGTTTCAAGGTCTACAATTTCAAGATGGCTGTTTCCCCACCCGTTAAAAATATAAATTTTATTATCGTAAGTCTCCGAATTGGCAAATCTTTTAGGAACCAGACTGGAGTTGATGATACTCCAACGGTTATCTTTAATATTGTATTTCTCAATAATAGTAGCATTGCCATCCGAATCTTTATAGCCATTGCTTACATAGATATTGTCACCTGCAATAGCACTAGTTATCGCTCCTCTTTTCATCGACATATCCGAAAGATGTTTAAAATTCAGGATTTGTGCATTGGCTAAGCATAAACCGAAAAGTGAAAGGAGGAATAGTCTTGTTTTCAATGGCGTTGAGGTTTGGTTTAATTGATTTTCTGTGTAGAAAAATATGTTTTAAATATAGGGAAAAGTTACGGATTGGAAATCTGCGACATCAGATCTTCTTTGAAATTTTGATACAAGTACGTGATACTTTTTTTTCTTACTGTAATTATTTAAAAATGAAAACCGCTTTGAGGAAGCGGTTTTTTGTTTTGTTTGTTGCTCAAAGCCGGGAGACTTTGCGCAGCGGGAGATTACTTTCTGCGT from Chryseobacterium wanjuense includes these protein-coding regions:
- a CDS encoding DUF2200 domain-containing protein, translating into MQNKNFERVYKMSFAGVYPHYIEKAEKKGRTKEEVHEIIFWLTGYDEKSFQEILENKTNFKDFFENAPKINPNVSLIKGVICGYRVEEIEDELMRNIRYLDKLIDELAKGKSMDKILRK
- a CDS encoding Kelch repeat-containing protein, with the translated sequence MKTRLFLLSLFGLCLANAQILNFKHLSDMSMKRGAITSAIAGDNIYVSNGYKDSDGNATIIEKYNIKDNRWSIINSSLVPKRFANSETYDNKIYIFNGWGNSHLEIVDLETHKKTKGAVNRAYTGNAGSAIHNGRIYTFGGSGLNNAATTVFSDRFQYYDIASDTWHPLPNMPTAREAKGKIVNDKLYVIGGFNGTSSRLVNVYDLNKNLWTEQYTMPVGISGHSLAVSGHKIFIVGGSNNQTFLAYFDTETNKLHQLTSNMIPRRHAAAEIYNNKLYIMGGSTTSSTKSAIKSIQVADISEETLSARDQSN
- a CDS encoding SDR family oxidoreductase, with the translated sequence MKITVIGGTGLIGSKLVNSLKNLGHEVLAASPNSGVNTLTGEGLDQALENVDVVVDVANSPSFADDDVMNFFKTSGENLMKAEKKAGVNHHIALSVVGTERLQESGYFRAKQVQEDIIKSAGIPYSIVHSTQFFEFVGGIVHSSTVDHQILVSPALIQPIASDDVVKAMTEVVIGEPKNSTVEIGGPDKIKLSDLVKKYTAIMKNPDEVVASPEAKYFGAPLNDATLIPKDDAKLGTIHYDEWISNPENQR
- a CDS encoding DinB family protein, coding for MNLKTLITHTVQYNNWVVNKYIDWLSTKSDEQLNQEVISSFPTILATLHHIWQTQEYWWSHIAENNDFNFAETSAKTTKDEIFSGIKNNSEKLMKYVESLSEEDLAKNVKIESQWFQCDFSKYEYIQHIVIHGTYHRGQIVTMGRNVGITDAPMTDYNFWNIYKDADVAVS
- a CDS encoding RNA polymerase sigma factor, translated to MHEQALIPNLFRTEYRKIVSVLCSTFGIDHIEIAEDIVSDTFLTATESWSINGIPENPTAWLYTVAKNKTKNHLKRDQLFQQKISTEIKYTSSNTEEFDIDLSQKNIIDSQLAMMFTICNPSISKESQISLALHLLCGFGTQEVADAFLVNKEVVYKRLKRAKEKLKTEGIKIEQPSVSQINSNLQTVLTTLYLLFSEGYYSTSQNAILRKDLCEEAIRLTSLLLENPMTNSPSTNALLAMMYFHSSRFNARISENGENILYEEQDDTLWDHALIGKGIKFLNQSAFGNTLTKFHLEAAIAYWHTKKKDTGEKWENILQLYNQLLQIEYSPIAALNRTFAFAKVRGKSAAISEAEKLNLMDNPFYYSLLGHLYTDINDVKAIENFEKALKLSNSSSVSCTLKKYIDQLTEKNQ
- the arr gene encoding NAD(+)--rifampin ADP-ribosyltransferase, which translates into the protein MENQKDEQILDNGPFYHGTKADLQIGDLLTAGFESNYYPEIIMNHIYFTALKNGAGLAAALAKGDGEERIYIVEPMGQFENDPNVTDKKFPGNPTRSYRSQDPVKIVGEITDWIKLTDEELQSWKERLAKIRENPDAEIIN
- a CDS encoding YciI family protein: MNEFLIAIHRDIINKDASPSPEQMQASIQPFQDWLGSIAAQNKLVAPPKRWDLGGRVVKSDTVTNGPYAEIKESIGGMFIIRANDYDEAVEIAKGCPILQWGASVEVRMAIPPVTQ
- a CDS encoding dihydrofolate reductase family protein; the protein is MKKIILDLATTLDGFIEGPNGEIDWCIMDDDMDFDGFLSSIDTIFYGRVSYDSWGNYQPGENADPEEIKLWEAVHSKEKFVFSSQSREDENATFIHSDITEKVDEIKKQGGKDIWLYGGASLIKTFIQLNLIDVYRISVHPIALGNGKPLFEDLKERLHLKLIKTNVFKSGVVQLIYEPEK